A segment of the Pseudalkalibacillus hwajinpoensis genome:
AGTTCGGTATACATTTCTTTTTGAAAGTCGACTTTTTCATCATTCATGTAGCCAGGGCTTACTACCATCACCTTTTTACCTTCGACTGTTCCTTCTAGCCCTTTACCTGTGATCGATTGAAAATTTTCTACTTCATTCACTGAAAGGCTTCTCTTGTTTGCTTCCTCAACAATTCCCCGTGCTATGGGATGTTCAGATTCCATTTCAACGGATGCAGCCAGTTGAATAACCTGATCTTCATCCATGTTTTCGGTAATGACGTTCGTCACACCGAACTTCCCTTCAGTAAGTGTACCTGTCTTATCGAACACAACAGCACCTAACTGCCGGGCACCTTCAAAGCTAGCTCGATTCCGAATGAGCAGTCCTTGTTTCGCAGATAATGCTGTTGACCTCGCTACCACAAGTGGTGCAGCTAACCCTAAGGCGTGAGGACAGGCAATTACCATCACTGTAACCATACGTTCGAGCGCATACACAAAATCATACCCAAGTAAAAGCCATACGAATAACGTGGTAAAACCTGCTCCAAGCGCCAGGTAAAACAGCCACTTTGCAGCGCGATCAGAGAAATTCTGTGTTCTTGACTTAGATTCTTGTGCTTCCTTCACCATTGTCACAACCTGGGAAAGGTAACTATCTTCACCAGTTTTCTTAACTTTAACCGTTAGTGATCCTTCTCCATTAATCGATGCTCCGATCACTTCATCTTCTTTTCCTTTCTCAACAGGAACAGATTCTCCGGTCAACATCGACTCATCGATGGATGATTGCCCTTTTATGATAACACCATCTACCGGTACCTTTTCACCTGGTTTAATAAGGACATTGTCTCCTTCTTGTAGTTCAGAGGTTGGAACATCTTTAATTTCTCCATTCTGGTCGATCCGATGAGCTTCAGAAGGCATGAGCTTAACCAGTTCCTCTAACGCCTTCGATGCACCCATGACAGATTTCATTTCGATCCAATGTCCAAGAAGCATAATATCAATCAGGGTTGCGAGCTCCCAGAAGAAATTCTTGCCCGATAATCCGAATACTGTAAGTGAACTATATCCGTAAGCGACGATGATTGCTAGTGCAATCAACATCATCATTCCGGGGTTCTTATTTTTCAATTCACTCCAGGCACCTGTTAGAAATGGCCACCCTCCATAAAAGAAAATGAAGGTTGAAAGCGAAAATAAAATGTATAAATCCTCTGTAAACCTTAGATCGATGTTTACAAATCCTTGTAACATCGGGGATAGAATAAGAATAGGTAGCGTTACAAGCAATGAAATGTAAAACCTCTTCTTGAAATCCTCAACCATATGTGCGTGGTGTGAGCTATGGTCGTGCTCATTCCCCCCGCCGTGGTTATTTTCTGCATCGGCATGGTGATGACCATGTTCATGATTTGAGTGGTTCATATGATCCTTCTCCTTCTTTTCAATATTGGTATTATTATTCTCTCCTATATCTCTCATTAGTTCCCGATAATTGTCCAGAAATCATCAAGAAAGCGTGAAAATAAAAAAAACTGCCTGATTAGGCAGCTTTTGAAATGAAGTATAAGTGCACATAATAGAAGAAATTTTTGCTGTTGAGGGGCTCCTGATATATCGGCGATAATTTGAAAATTTATCAGCGAAACTGGATTAAATCCTATCTTACTAGTCAAATCTTAACCTAATTCTTCCACTTATAACCGACTCCCCAGATTGTTTTTAAATGTCCTTCAATCTGAAATCCTGATTGCCGACATTTCTCACGAAGGTTTCGAATGTGGGAATCAATCGTACGACCTTCTGTATTAGACTCGAACCCCCAAATCAATTGAATGAGGTGCGCTCTACTGAATACCTTTTCAGAATTTCTCATAAAAAGGCCCAGAAGATTAAATTCGATCGGTGTCATTGTAATCGTCTTTCCTTTATAGGAAACCCTGTGCTTATCCATTTCCCACATTAATCCATTCATGACTAGCGTGTTTTTGTCTACTTGATTAAAACGCCTCGTAATCGCTTCTATCCTTGCAAGAAGGACGTCTTCATCGAATGGTTTCGTTATGTAATCATCTGCCCCAAGCTTTAATCCTTTTACAATTTCATTCGATTGATCTCTTGCTGTTAACATAATAATCGGGACATCTGACATACTACGTATTTCTTTGCATGTTGTCCATCCATCCATTTCGGGCATCATAACATCCAGTAGAACAAGATCAATTTTGTCTGTTTTTATTTTTTCAAGTGCTTCAAATCCTGTGCTTGCTTTATAGATCGTATAGCCATGTGGCATTAAGAACAGAGCTATTAAATCCACCATTCGCTCTTCATCATCTACTATTAAGATACGCTGCATATTACTCAACTCCTGGGATCACTATTTGTACCGTCGTGCCTTCTCCTACCCTACTTTTAGCAGAAATCGTTCCTTGATGTTTTTCAATAATATCCTTAGCAATGGCAAGTCCTAGTCCTGATCCCCCATATTTACGAGACCTGGATTTGTCTACACGATATAGACGATCGAAAATATATGGTAGATCTTGTTCCGGAATCCCTTCTCCTTCATCAATGATTTCTACTTTTACCTCCCCCTCTATTTTTACTGCTTCAATGCGGACGGTTTTCCCGCTTCCTGAATAGTGGAGGGCATTGTCCAATAGGTTAAGCAAGACTTGGGAAAACCTCTCTGAATCACCTGAGATCGTAATATCTTTCTCACAGTTTGTATAGAGT
Coding sequences within it:
- a CDS encoding heavy metal translocating P-type ATPase, with product MNHSNHEHGHHHADAENNHGGGNEHDHSSHHAHMVEDFKKRFYISLLVTLPILILSPMLQGFVNIDLRFTEDLYILFSLSTFIFFYGGWPFLTGAWSELKNKNPGMMMLIALAIIVAYGYSSLTVFGLSGKNFFWELATLIDIMLLGHWIEMKSVMGASKALEELVKLMPSEAHRIDQNGEIKDVPTSELQEGDNVLIKPGEKVPVDGVIIKGQSSIDESMLTGESVPVEKGKEDEVIGASINGEGSLTVKVKKTGEDSYLSQVVTMVKEAQESKSRTQNFSDRAAKWLFYLALGAGFTTLFVWLLLGYDFVYALERMVTVMVIACPHALGLAAPLVVARSTALSAKQGLLIRNRASFEGARQLGAVVFDKTGTLTEGKFGVTNVITENMDEDQVIQLAASVEMESEHPIARGIVEEANKRSLSVNEVENFQSITGKGLEGTVEGKKVMVVSPGYMNDEKVDFQKEMYTELAEQGKTVVFVLINGKLEAMIALADMIRESAKNAIQQLKDQNVSSMMLTGDNQQVANWVADQLDLSEVYAEVLPHEKADQIKKVKEKGLKVAMTGDGVNDAPALANADLGIAIGAGTDVAMETADIVLVKSNPKDVVSIINLSKATYKKMIQNLWWAAGYNIIAIPLAAGVLYPFGIVLSPAVGAVLMSLSTIIVAVNAKLLKA
- a CDS encoding response regulator transcription factor — its product is MQRILIVDDEERMVDLIALFLMPHGYTIYKASTGFEALEKIKTDKIDLVLLDVMMPEMDGWTTCKEIRSMSDVPIIMLTARDQSNEIVKGLKLGADDYITKPFDEDVLLARIEAITRRFNQVDKNTLVMNGLMWEMDKHRVSYKGKTITMTPIEFNLLGLFMRNSEKVFSRAHLIQLIWGFESNTEGRTIDSHIRNLREKCRQSGFQIEGHLKTIWGVGYKWKN